The following proteins come from a genomic window of Rhipicephalus sanguineus isolate Rsan-2018 unplaced genomic scaffold, BIME_Rsan_1.4 Seq11343, whole genome shotgun sequence:
- the LOC119376243 gene encoding brain acid soluble protein 1, with translation MPKKQEDGKEDPPKTVREKRQSAAAADNAPGPSNEAPDAKRPRGRPPKALSVEPRAPKPIASTEARKLRKADAAQPENEGHSTSREVPSKATRAIRKKRSRSRSPSSANETESEAPRHRSAKRRSTRSTVSQPCSTFCKLR, from the exons ATGCCGAAGAAGCAGGAGGACGGCAAGGAGGATCCGCCTAAGACCGTGCGAGAGAAGCGCcagtctgctgctgctgctgacaacgCGCCTGGCCCCTCCAACGAAGCGCCGGATGCCAAGCGGCCACGCGGTCGACCGCCGAAGGCCTTGTCGGTGGAGCCGCGCGCGCCGAAGCCCATCGCATCCACAGAGGCACGGAAGCTGCGGAAGGCAGATGCAGCGCAGCCCGAGAATGAAGGCCATTCCACCAGCAGGGAAGTCCCAAGTAAAGCCACGAGAGCGATCCGCAAGAAACGCTCGAGAAGCCGCTCCCCGAGCAGCGCCAACGAAACGGAAAGCGAGGCTCCACGGCATCGCAGCGCCAAGAGGAGG tCCACCAGGTCTACTGTGTCACAGCCTTGCTCGACCttctgcaagctgcgctaa